Proteins encoded by one window of Vitis vinifera cultivar Pinot Noir 40024 chromosome 10, ASM3070453v1:
- the LOC100854830 gene encoding uncharacterized protein LOC100854830 — protein MEEEREFFLRSNKAFSGYLGLEGGELQSFRSCLKWVCVDQSNLWRTGLSWSIFFVLAIGVPILSHFLFSCSSCDDKHARPYDVIVQLSLSSLAALSFISLSALVKKYGLRRSLFLDKLCDVSEKVRLGYTQQLHRSMKLLSLFVLPCFAVEIAYKIWWYITGATQIPYLGNIYLSHAIACTLELCSWLYRTAIFLLVCVLFRLICHMQILRLEDFAQVFQKESDVGSVLKEHLRIRRNLRIISHRFRVFILSSLILVTASQLASLLITTRSSAKVTIYKAGELALCSISLVTGLGICLRSATKITHKAQSVTCLAAKWHVCATIDTFDATDGETPTIRAASAQVFPVNTNWGSDDEEGDGDDALDNTKMIPIYAHTISFHKRQALVTYLENNRAGITVFGFMLDRTWLHTIFGVEMSLVLWLLSKTIAWTLKKA, from the exons AtggaagaagagagagagtTTTTCCTGAGAAGCAACAAGGCATTTTCAGGGTACTTGGGTCTTGAAGGAGGTGAATTGCAGAGCTTCAGATCATGCCTTAAGTGGGTGTGTGTGGATCAGTCCAATCTGTGGAGGACCGGCCTCTCATGGTCCATCTTCTTTGTTCTGGCCATTGGCGTTCCAATCCTCTCCCACTTCCTTTTTTCTTGCTCCAGCTGTGACGACAAGCACGCAAGGCCTTATGATGTGATAGTGCAGTTGTCTCTTTCTTCTCTTGCCGCTCTCTCATTCATCAGCCTGTCTGCTCTTGTAAAGAAGTATGGGCTCCGGAGGTCGCTTTTCCTCGATAAGCTTTGCGATGTGAGTGAAAAGGTTCGACTGGGGTATACACAGCAGCTCCAT AGATCAATGAAGCTGCTGTCTCTTTTTGTCCTCCCCTGTTTTGCTGTGGAGATTGCCTACAAAATATGGTGGTACATCACAGGAGCCACTCAAATACCTTATCTTGGTAACATCTACCTGAGTCACGCCATTGCCTGCACATTGGAGCTGTGTTCATGGCTTTACAGGACCGCAATTTTCCTCCTCGTCTGCGTTCTCTTCAGATTGATCTGCCATATGCAGATACTCAGGCTGGAAGACTTTGCCCAGGTTTTCCAGAAAGAATCTGATGTGGGGTCGGTCTTGAAGGAGCACTTGAGAATCAGAAGGAACCTCAGGATCATAAGTCACAGATTCCgggtttttattttatccaGTTTGATCCTGGTCACAGCAAGTCAGCTAGCATCCCTGCTCATCACCACCAGGTCCAGTGCTAAAGTGACAATATACAAGGCTGGAGAACTAGCA TTGTGCTCCATCAGCCTGGTGACTGGGCTAGGCATATGCCTGCGCAGCGCAACAAAGATCACACACAAAGCACAGTCAGTGACATGCCTTGCTGCAAAGTGGCACGTCTGTGCAACCATCGACACATTTGATGCAACAGATGGTGAGACTCCCACTATTCGTGCTGCTTCCGCCCAAGTTTTTCCTGTCAATACTAATTGGGGATCAGATGACGAAGAAGGAGATGGAGATGATGCTCTCGATAATACTAAAATGATCCCAATTTATGCACACACCATCTCCTTCCACAAGAGGCAAGCTTTAG TCACATATCTAGAGAACAACAGAGCAGGGATTACAGTTTTCGGGTTCATGCTGGACAGGACATGGCTGCACACCATTTTTGGGGTTGAGATGTCTCTTGTGCTCTGGTTACTCAGCAAGACAATCG CTTGGACATTGAAAAAGGCGTGA
- the LOC132254420 gene encoding uncharacterized protein LOC132254420, whose translation MTPKKTVSSVRVSEAGEKAIDKLNAKEFRERFRIPHDILIDLVNEEAAMPSEKGGKNAILFTKEQFNAGLRFPLPALFKEFLHFSQIPPIFIHPNLVRVLMGCSIINMLYSLDLTLLELFFVYSLKKAKNDIFSVSAHLPSLQMVTELPDSTKGGAKGLVAVWGGWAGLSQHPSRPFSPNYTLKIPGLELRGHLVDWVEKASFACVCKLFEIDPKERAYKTLLSARNLTEVVREPQEYVINILPRKLAKDEIVPGEHYTVKELPLYQEAKEADAERRRKLLEDRDQKKTEGTIRKAPGQKRGPDSPAKKTSGKRGKLVKKHGKDAKEPRNSLLPRKSQSQPSDDPDRLAIVLVKGPPLKKPRLTRDLQSGLFERLQERQ comes from the exons atgactccaaaaaagACTGTTTCGTCTGTCCGGGTCAGCGAGGCTGGCGAAAAGGCGATAGACAAATTAAATGCGAAGGAGTTCCGGGAGCGATTCCGCATCCCCCATGACATATTGATAGACCTGGTGAACGAGGAGGCGGCTATGCCTTCTGAGAAAGGTGGAAAAAACGCtatcctcttcacaaaggaacaattcaacgcggggctccggttccctctgccagccttgttcaaggaattcctccacttctctcagattccacccatcttcattcatcccaaccttgtccgggtgctgatgggatgcagcattatcaacatgctgtacagcctcgaccttacgctactggaattgttctttgtctattccctgaagaaagcaaagaatgatatcttcagtgtgTCCGCTCACCTACCCTCCCTTCAAATGGTGACAGAactgccagattcgacaaagggaggggcgaaggggctggtggcagtctggggtggatgggcggggctatcgcagcatccgtcgaggcctttttctccgaattataccttaaaaattccGG GtttggaattgaggggccaccttgtggattgggtggaaaaggcgtccTTTGCCTGCGTctgcaaattatttgaaatagatcccaaggagagggcctacaaaacattgcTTTCCGCGCGGAATTTGACAGaggtcgtccgggagccccaggaatatgttatcaatattcTTCCTAGGAAACTGGCAAAGGATgagatagtgcctggggagcattatactgtgaaggagctccccctctatcaggaagctaaagaggctgacgctgaaaggcggcgaaagctcctggaggatagagatcagaaaaagactgaaggcactatccggaaggctcccggacagaagcgGGGTCCGGACTCTCCTGCGAAGAAAACTTCAGGAAAAAGggggaagctggtgaagaagcatgggaaggatGCGAAGGAACCCAGGAACTcactcctcccaagga aaagccaaagtcagccttccgacgACCCGGATCGCTTGGCCATAGTCCTGGTGAAAGGGCCTCCCCTCAAGAAGCCGCGTTTGACGCGCGATCTACAGTCCGGACTCTTTGAgcggcttcaagagcggcagTAA